ATGTCCATAAGCTTTGATGCGGCCGTATGCCTCAGGCTATGGGGGTGTATTAACCGATTGGAGCATGTTCTAACATTCCAAGAATTGACAATTAACTGAAGCCCTCTTGTAGATAAATTAGATCGTTCTTTTTGATTACCACGTGGAAGCGACAGAAAGAAATAATCATGATTACCTTCGAACCTAGAATGGTATTCTCGAATAAAGGTTAATGTTTCCTCAGCTATGACAGAGAAGGCTAATTCTTAGTATATGAGATTAATGTTTCTCCAGAAGGGGCCAGAAAAAGATCAGAAAACCTGAGAGAAACTACTTCCTTCGCACTCAAGGCAGTTAGATACATTAGATTTAGCAAAGCCCTATTTCGATAGTCTCTCTCCGAAACCGGATTGGAAAATTTCCCGATTAAATCTTTCATTGTCTGGTCGGTTAATCCCTTTCCGAGCATCAGTCCTGATTCGGGAGTCGATCTCCTTGGAGGTCCGGTTCTGGCATTCCTAAACTCAGATAGATTTACTACGTTAGTTCTTATTGACATGATTTAAAGCCAATCCAAAATAAGGCTAACGGATGTATAGCTTCCGATTGGTTAAAAGAAAAGGATTTTTTTGAATTCCAGTTTAAAAAACGGGTTGATATACATTATAAAAATATAAATTACATTCCGTTTCTTTTCTGAAGACGGAAGTAAGTTAAGCTAAATCTAAATGATGATTGTATTTATACGAAATAAGGACTATGGTAAATTTAATATAGCATGGAATTGAGCAAATTAATAAAACAAAATGTGAATGAAGCTGAAACAAGGCAAAAGATTATAGATGAAATTCTATACAATATACTAGGTTGGCCCAAAACTAATGTCATTCCAGAAAGTCGAACGAGCGGGAATGGCTATATTGATTACCTTCTTACAAAGAAAAATTCTAAGCCAATATGGTTAATTGAAGCGAAAAGAGTCGGAGTATACTTTGAATTACCTAATAATTTTAATAGCAATATTCTAAATCGTAGAATTAATTTGCGACAGCTTTTAACGGATAATAATATAAAGACTGCCGTTTTTCAAGCAAAAGAATACGCTGAGGATGTTGGATGTGATTACGTTACAGTTACCAACGGACTTGTTTGGATAACATTTCATCTGAAGCCTAAAGAAAAATCTTGGAAAGATCAAAATGCAAATGTAATTACAAATGTCGAATTTTTTATCGATAAACAGATTGAAGCAATAAACCTTTTCGGTTACAAAGCTGTAGTTGAGGACCAAGCTTTATTTAAGAATATAGGATCATCAATTTCTAAGGCGCAGGAACTTTGGTATCCGAATCAGCGGATTATTTCATACGATCGACCTGTGCAAGACAATGAATTTTCGTCTATTTTTGGTGGTCTTTCGAGGAAGTTTCTTGGCAATATACCAGAGACAAATTCTGACTTTATGGAAAAATGTTATGTTTTTAATAAGAGAGAAGATTCAAATTTAAAGAAGAATATAAATGGATTTATTGAAGATTCAATTACACCTTTTTTCGAATCAATAGGTGTACAGCAAATTGAAGATCAAAGTTCAGGTAGTAAATTTGGTAAGAAATTGCGTAAATACGCAACAAATAAAAATTCTGATTCAGTTTTAATTTTATTCGGCGGCAGAGGTTCTGGGAAGTCTACTTTTATTCGCAAGTTTCTATTTCATTCGCCACCGGATTTGATATTGAATCAAACAGTTATTAATATTGTTGATTTGTTAAGTTGTACTCAAGATAAAGAAAAGCTTTCCTCCGAAATTTGGCAAAATTTAGTAGAGAAGTTAGATTTTGATGAAGTATTAAAATCTGATAGAAGTGTCTTATTAAAATTTCTTGAACCAGAATACACAATCTTTAAAAGGCAACTTTTGTTTAATGCACAATCTGGCAGTGAGTTCTACGATAATTTGGTAAATGGCTTTATAGTCGAAAAGAAAAATGACAAAGTTTTTCTCAGTCAAAAATTTGCTAAATATTGGAAAGATAGAGAGAGGGCATTAATTATTGTAATAGATAATATGGATCAATTAGAATCGGATATTCAAGATATTTCTTTTCTCACTGCAATGGAATTATCAACTAAACTCTCATGCTTAGTTGTAGTCTCAATGCGTGAAGAAAGGTTTTATGAGGCAAAGAAAAGGGGAGTCTTGGATGCCTACCATAATAATGGATTTCATATAGCTTCTCCTGGGATATCCGAAGTAATCAAAAAAAGACTAAGGTATATAGTTGAACGTCTTGATAAATCTGCGGATTTGGAAGAAGAATTTGGAATTGAAGATGCAAATAACTTCGAAGTAATTCGATCTTTCTTAATTACTTGTATTCAAGATCTTTCTCGGATTAATTCAGAACTGCGTACTTTTTTAGATTTTGCCACCCATGGTGATGTTCGACAGGCTCTTGATTTCTTTAAAAGCTTTATTGTTTCTGGTTACACTAATATTCGTGAAATAACCTCTAAACATTCTTGGAATTTTTTACATCATCAAGTTATCAAACCAATGATGGTTCCGGACCGATATTTTTTTAATGAAGATGTTAGTCGGATCGTGAATATTTATAAGATTAGGAACAATGGTGACGGTTCTCATTTTACAGGCTTGCGCATACTACGAAGATTATATGATTTTGGGTCACAAAGTAGATATTCGAAATTTACTGACCTAAGATTTTTAGTTTCCCTTCAAGAAGAAATGTATGGGAGTTCTGTTGATGTGATTGAGAATATCGATATTTTTCTTCAACGAGGATTAATTGAAGCGAATAATCGGTTGGATCGATATTCGTTAGATGTGGATAGTGTTAGGATTACAAATTTTGGTCGCTATATGTTAAATCAATTAGTGAATAGTTTTGTTTACTATGATTTAATAAGTCTTGAGACTGGCATCAGAAATCAAAGCTTAGCAAATGAATTTGTATCTATGGCCCACTCTGAAGTTAAATATTTTGAAAATAATGAAATACTAAAGCGCTTAGAAGTAAGAATTAATAGAGTAAAGTTATTTGCAAATTATTTGTTTGAAGAAGAAAAGCGAGAATTAGAGGAATTAAATACAAACGATGAAATTACTCTTTTTATGCCTTTATTCAATGAACTAGTGATTAAAGAAACTGATAGCATTTTTGCTCGAGCTAAAAAAAGGAATCCTATCTAATATACAGATTATTTTCAGAAGATTAGTAAGATTATAAAGGCTCAATTTTACAGAAATCTACTTGATAGAGGATGAAAATATATTCCTACTTCCCATAATGCGTAATCTGTCACTTTAGCTAAGTAGTCTTAGAATAGGAACTCTAAAGCACACTTTGATCGATCCTTTGGTCTATGCCACTCCCCGTAGCCTTCTTTGATATCGTAGTGTATTTCGTAAACATCCGTTGCAAATCTTATACTAAATTTCTGGCCTCCATCAATCCTGAATCCACTAGGATTTTCTACATAAAGAGATTGGAGTCCAGTAAAGTAGATTTTTAGAATCTTATCCTCGGTAAATATTGTGTAACTTCGAATTTCATTGTTCTTGGCATTTTTCTTTTCATACCAGTTACCAAATATTTTTACATAACATCTTTCGCCACCGTTTTGATTACACCTGGCAATTAATCGATCCATAAAGTTGGAAACAGCTTCAGATTCCATTTATTTCACTTTATTAATATATTTCAGAAATCGCACATTCTGCTAATTCAATCTTTAATTTCTTCCTAATAACTTACAGGGATACACCAGCTGCAACGCTAAGGTAAGTGAGGCCATGTAGAGATGGAAAACTTGCACCTGCTTTCAAAAGTTCCAATTCAGCAAGACTTGCAGCTCGACCTAACCCAAATAAGGCACGCTCATCATTGTAAATATAAATTTTCTCTTGGCCATAAATTTGATTCTGCACTCCCATTTCCGTTTTGATGAAAAATCCAGTCGAGTGCATCCATTGAAGACCTATACCGAGTGTCCCCATTATGATATTTTTTCGTTCTACGGAATAGGATACAGATCCTGGATATAATTGAAGAGGGTCTGTAAAATGGACATTACTTCGTGATGCAGGTAGGGCGCTAACGTGAGCAGATATGAAAAAGATACCTTCGAAATGGAAATAATTTATAAATAAGTCCCCTGATAATTTATCCTAAGATTTATACATATCGCAAGTTTTTGAATTTGTAATATAGTCTACATCAGATGAACAGTTGATTACTTGATTACCATAGTTATTGGTTTGGCGGATTGTATATTGAATGGACGATCCAACACTAATAAATTTGTTTATATTATATCCAAAAGTTAAATTCCAAAAATTGAATGCTACGTTTGTCGAAGCACCTGCACTTACTGAAAAAGGTTTACTTTCTCTAAGTTCACCCTGAGATTGGGATTTCAAAATGCCAAGTGGTGCTAGAAGAAATGAACAAATGAGAATTGCAAAACCTAAATTTCTTTTCAATTTAAACCTCAAATAAGCATAAGAATCTATATAAATCACTGCAATGAATAGAAAACAACTAAATTAAAAGACAATGGATTAGATGATAATTGGTAAACGTTAATGTAATTTTTTATTAATTGAAACTTGTGAATTCACTTTCTAATAATTACTATGAGCTCAATCATAGCAATTAAGAGGAGAATGACAATTGCGTAAGGATAAATCCGTGTATAGGCAGGTTCATTTGAATTTCTTTTCAATTCTTCTTTAATTTCGGCTATATCAGTCTGAATACTATTTAAGAGATCGATTGTTTCCTTATCCAATTTCACATTTGAGGGTTCGTGCCGATAGCTAGGATATTTTTCTTCTAATTGGGTATATTCCTTCTGCAATTCTGAGTTTAAAGGCCAATTGGATAGAGCTTTTTTGAAGAAACCCTTTGCTTCCTTATTTCTTCCTTTTGCTCGTTCCTGTCTCCCCATTCCTATCCAAGCCTTAGTTAAGAGAAACTCTGCCTTAGGATTGACAGGGTTAATTTTCAAAATAGAAATAATGTCCTCTTCCGCTTCTTTGTATCTTTCCTCGCTTAATAATCTTTCTATCATCTGTAAACTTTCCTCTGAAGATTCCTGGCTGGAAATCTGGGAGCCGAAAATGAGATATATAGCAAAGAGTAATAAGAATTTTGGGGTTATGGTTAAATTGAAATAGGAACAATATTTCGAAATCATCGATCTATCCGTATAGCCTTATGGCCGAATCTGCTTCTTGGCATTATTGAAGATTCTGTCGTCCAACTTCCAGTTGTCGGATTTGCAGAACCAATAGAATATACTGTATTTAACGGTGTATTTAATATGTTAGCGCCACCAAATACGAATAGTTTTCTTGTTTCATATGAGACTTGTGTACCAGGCGAATAGAGTGTTTGGGGAAGCAAAGGTCCTAAAGTAAAAGAAGAGGATCCAAATTGATAATGCTCTGCTCGGTTTGTAGGCGCAATTGAAGTGATCGGTTGAAATATATTTCCAGATCCGGTTGATCCACCAATAGAAGAAAACCAAACATCATCAGCTGGGAAAGCATCACCAGATTTAGGAACAATACATAGACCTGATGAACCGTGCTTAGCTTCACTTAAGGAAGGTTCAGAGAGCGAAGTTGTAGTATTTGCCGAAGGAACAAAGGCGTCAGTTGCAATGCTTGCGTTACCATTCGTATCCAATCTTCCTCCAGTATAAAAGATTGTTCCATCGATAGTGCAACCAGCCATATCAGTGCGTGGAAAGATTGTTGTTGCAGAAGTATAGGAAGCCCAAAAGCCTGATGTCCCGATTTCTGGGTAAAATCTTAGAACGGTGTTATTAATTGGATTATTCGAAATATCGAGATTAGTAGCTCCTGATATAATGTATATTGAATCTCCTATGGAACCGGAGATCGCGCCATGTAACGCCGTTGGAAGGTCGTTCCCGGATTCCCAACTATTCGAGTAAGGATTAAAAATTTCCACTTTAGTAGAAGGAGAAAATATTCCGCCGTTCTTTTCGAGGCCTCCAATTATATATATCTTTTGTTTATGAGAGATAATTGTAGAGAAGACACGAGGAGTTGGAACTGTTGAAACAGTAGGATACCATATATTAGCTACAGGATCGAATAAATCAATTTGTGGAATTGGGTTTAGGGAAGAGTCTAACCCACCAATTAACCAAATCCCTCTTGTTCTTTGTGGGAAGCTAGATACCCATGTTGTAAAATTGAGAGTCACGCTGCCGCTAATATCAGCGTTTCCGCATGTTAAAGTTACTATATAATTTGTGTTTGATTCAAGATTGGTTAGTTGAAAGAAATGCGTTTTTGATTTCTTTAATGAAGGGGAGATCATATCCTGAGATATAATATATCCTGTTACATCAGCAGAGCAAGTCCACATAAGTGTAGCAGCAAATGGTCCTAATTGCGTAACGTATGCCGTTTCCACTTTGGCTGTTTCTTCACCAAGAATTCCTCCCAAGATTGAGTTATCGCATTCAAATGAAAATATCGAAAACAAAAAAAGAACAATAATATTAATCAAATATTTCAAAAGAACGCCCCTAAAGAAAATCGTATTCCGGAACGACAAAGACTATCTTGACCTTCAAAAGAGCAAACAGATCGAATTCCTGTCCTAAATATTGTTCGATTTTTCGTTTCCCAGTTCCAACCAAATTCAAAAACTCCATCAGGATCAATTCCTGCGCGAGAACGGTCGCCATCTTGCCAAGATATGTAACTTGCGCCAAATCCTATGAGAAAATATGGTGAAGAGGCACTAAAGGTCTTTCCATAATAAAAATTTTGACTCCACATGGTCATATTTCCATTCTTTCCCGGAGCATATTGATAATCACTTGAAAACCCAAGAAACGAATATTGTGTATTGGAAACTCTTTCTACAAAACCTCCCCCCCCGTAAATAAGTGGAAAAATATTTGACCAAGGGCCGAAAGAGGCAGTTCCAGATATCGAAAGCCCGCCTCTCCAGTTTCCGTCATGACTTTGGACATCCATTAAATAGCGATCGGGGATTGTTGGAGAAGTTTCATTTATTTCTTGTCTGCGAATCTTAGTTAAATCTAATTCAGCAAATCCTAATTCAGTTTTTATAATTAATTTCGAAGATTGCTTTTCAACCAGTATTCCTCTAACAATACTTCCGTCTGTTAGCTCAAATTCTGAATAACGATAAGAAGACTCTGGCCCGACTTTATTTTTATCAATTCGTAATAAGTCAGATTTAGGAATTCTGTATTTTCTGTCTTGCCAGCTTATGAAAACGTAGGAACCGCTTTCAGAGACATCCTCAGCTATGAACGCATCCCCATTTCGAAAGAGAATTTCTGTAGAGTGCAGGTTGAAAGGAATGGTTAAAAGTAGAATCAGAGCATATTTAATTTTGTTATACTTTATCTGTTGAACCAATTAGAAATTCCTGAAATATATTATTGAATGTTATGTTTTATAATTCTAAGCGATGAATCATTTGAATCAGATGTTTTGATCTGGATCCACGATTGAATTAAACCAGTTGAAAGATTATGAATAACCGGACTAAAGGCGTCATAAGTTTTGGCATCATAACCAATCCCCATTGACTCATTTTCATTCCTGTTAATGTATTTATAAGACGAATAAGTATTCGAGATGGGTATTTCTGCAAAAAATAAACGATCAGAATCAAAACTATTCCATCCTTCAACTGTCGTAATATGCTGAGTGAAATTGAAATAGATCTTCTCAGAGGTTTGAACGCATGACTGAACTAGATTTCCTACTGGTAAATATCCATCGAAGGAACTCGAGGCAATATTGTACCTTATAAAATTGTTTGGATTTGTTTGAGAAACCCAAATATTATTAATCGAATCGTATCTCAACAAAAGGAAACCAATGTAGTCCCCCAAATTGTCATCTTGTCGAAATCGAAAGATTATATTTGGAATACCGGAGCCCGAGCAAACAGGTCCTAAGAATGGGCTATTTGTCCCGACTATTTGAGCAAGACCATTTGTCAAATTCTGCCAAGTTGATCCATTGAATTGTTTTATGTATAGCGAATGTGTTCCTGCTAAACTTTCTTCCCAGAGAAGTGTAAGCTTCCCATCGATAATTGTTGAGATAACATTATAGGTTTGAGTTGTAGTATTGTCTTTTAGGCCCTGAATGCTGCCGCCATCTATTCGAATCCAGCTTGGACTATTTAAATTTGCAGTTTTATAAACATGTAAACCTCTCTCTCCGAAATCAACATTTGAATAAACTAACGATAAATAAAGATTATTGTTATCACTAGTTAAGATAAATTCTCCATAATTTGTATCGGTAAAGGGAATGTTTGTCCATGTCCAGTTATTGGAATTTTCGTTTAATCTGTATAGGTTGATTTTATATTTATAATCGAGATTCTCATCAAAATCCCCTGATCCATAGCCTAAAATTGTTTCACCTTGAAATTGAATGATCGCTATATTATTTATATCACTATGAGAAGGCAGCGAATTTGTAATCAAAGGAGTTGAAGTATTATTTAGGGCAATTGTTTCCTCGTCGCTGGAGCTAAAATGGAAAACTTCAAAATGATATTTAGAATCGATGGAACTAAAGAATGGAACAATGACAAAAGCCCTTTCACCAATTGTAAATATTTTTGGTCTTTGAGAATAGGGAAGAGTATCATTTTGAGATTGAAGTCCAGTTGTTCCTCCTCCATCAAGTGGAAGAAATGGGCTAATATTACTTGGGCTTTTGTTGAAGCTAGATAGAAGAAAGAATTCTCCATTTATGCCGTTAGGGTCCTTGCAATTATTGATAAAAAATAGTAATGAAAAAAACAGCAGGTTTATTTTGCGCATCCGACTATGTTCCATTTAAAACTTTAACCGACTTAATTAGAGAAATTTCAAATTAATTTGTTCAATTCAAGAGTATTTTTGCCATTTAGGTTTTTTTGTTGACGTTATTGATTCTTGCAAAGCTTTTCTAAGACACTAAAGCTACAAAATTGCTGATTTATATTATGTCCAAACAAAATCGAAAAAAAATCTTCTTCATTGTTTTACTTGTAACTGCAATATTTCATTTAAATCTCTTTTCAACAAGCTCCATAAAAGCTCTTTACGTTCTCTTTAATGAGGAAACGAGTATTCCGCAGAATTTGCTGATACCGGCCATAGACTCTTTTGGTAATAGCAATTTATCCTATACAATACAGGTCCCTCAAGGGCCGAAAAATATAAGCCCTGAAATTTCCCTGAATTATAATTCGGGAAGATTGGATGAAGAAATGACAGGCATTGGTTGGCAGCTGAATGGCATCCCATATCTCAGTTTGGATATAAGTAATGGGATTAACTATGATTCGTTAGATACATTTGTATCTTCTCTTTCCGGAAGATTGAAAAAAAATGGGGTCTCGGAAAATTTCCAACCAGAAATTAATGATTTTACTCTGTATACAAGAGTTTCTTCAGGAAATACAATCAGATGGATTGCGAAGGACAGAAACGGCCTAACTTATTATTTCGGCGAGCATACGCCTGGATCTGGGGCAAGTTTAGTTAATCAAGATGGCAATCCATATTTCTGGGGTCTGGAGAGGATCGAAGACCGGTATGGAAACGGATATGCGATAACTTATGATCCAATAAGTCAGCAAGCTGGTTATCTATATCCTAAAGTTATAAAGTACAGTTCAAACACTTCTGAAATCCAATTTTTATACCAAGATAGAGAAGTGGAAACTTTAACTACTTATTTGTACTCAATTACTAAGAAGCATAAAAAAAGATTAACAGGGATACGGACATATGTTCCTACCGAAGGCGGAAATGCATTAGCAGAAAATTATTCTTTCGAATATTCTAATATTTCTTCGAATGATCGCGCAGTCTTAACAACTTTTAAGAGAGAGAATTATTTAGATCTTTTCATTTCCTATTCGGATCTAAGTCAATCCAACTTAAAAAATCCAATTAGTCCAGATGCCCAAAGTGTAAACTATAATCTTTCCTATAGAGCAGACAGCTCATTGTTCACTGAAGCTTGTAATGCTACAGCTCTGACTTGTCTTTGTTCAGCTAGTTCGGCATGTATGGCGGTGTCGGGAGGTACGGCCGGATGGTTTTGCGCTTCTTTGTCATATGATAATAAAGGGAGCTGTCTTAAGGGATATGAATATTCAAATACTTTCTTTGTAGATATAAATGGTGACAATAGGCCGGATTTTGTTCGAATCACTGGAGATAAGGAATCAGGACAAAATTTTGTTAGTAGTTATTTTAATGCTGAGGGGACTTCAAATGCGGTTTTCGGTGCGGAATCCGTAACCTCTGGATTGAATTTAAGCGATAATTCAGTAATTCTACCTGGGGATTTGGATGGGGATAAGAAAGTAGATTTTTTGGTATTAGAAAAAGACTCTACTCCAATAAAAATTTTCAAATCAAAAGCAGTTAGAAGCGAATTAACACCTTCTTCATTTCAGGTATCCGTGAGTTCAGTCAATGCAAATATACCAAATCATAGCAAAGAGCTGAAACATTTTCTTGTAGATATGAATAAGGATGGTAAGGCGGACCTAATTCAAAAAGGGACTGACTCTTCTGCTTATAAGATATATCCTTTTGGAACAACGGATTTTAAAAGCCCAATTACTTACACTCCTAATGAAATAGGTTTAGAGTTGCAGACTTTTATTGATATGGATGGAGATGGTGTTCCTGATTTCGTCCGTCTTGTTGTGAATAATTCCGGTGAAAGTTCGATTACAAAGATTAAGGTTTCATTGTTAAAATGGATTTCTGGAAATATCGTCGAGCGTTCAGTTTATGAGACAATCCTAAGTTATCCAGGAACAACTGGAGAAAGATATTTTGCAGACGTAAATCGAGATGGGAAAGTCGATTTAATTATACATTTTCAATCAGGAGATCAGAGCCGCTTAGTTCAATATATTAATAAAGGTAATTCTTTTGAACAACAATCTATTCAGGACATCAATAATATCTTCTTCAGTGAAGACTTGGGCCTAAAAGGAAGCTCAGCAGGATATCAAGCAATATCGATTGATATCAACAATGACACTGTATTAGATAGAGTAACTTATTTGGGGGACTGTTTCCAAGTTGAAATTTATGATCCTATTTCAAGTTCATACAGTAATCCGGTGACGGTTGGGGCGGATAATACATCTATAATTGAACTAAATTTTAATAGTACTCCCGATTCAATTATTTTGATGACTGACTCATCAAATCATTTTTGGTTTCATTCAATACTGGATAGCGGTGATATTATTGATTCGAACTGGATCGACGCTAGCGCAATGCTGCCCAATACAAGTGGTGTAGTTGATTCCTCGGCAGATTCCATAAAAAAATATAAATCATGGGCATTGAAGAAACAATTTTCCGACGTTAACGGAGATGGAATAATCGATCTGATTCGCTTTTATGGAGATTTCGAAAATTCTAAAATTTCGAATGGCAAAGTTTATGTTTCCATTGGAAAAGTTGATGGACAAGGGCGAGTTTATTTTAGTGCTAATGGAGATTATTCTTTTGCTGCGACTTCGTTTTCTGAAGTTATGGATCTCAATAATGATGGCAGACTGGATTATTTAGGAATTAATTCGAAATACCAGGACTCTACTGCATATGTAACTCTCGACGTTCCTACAAAAATTTATTCTTCTGTTCCATATCAATCGACCGGAACTTTATCTTTATTATATGTAGGTTCTCCCGGAGCTTATAAGCCGGGATTAATTACTACAATTGCGAATGGTTCAGGTAAAACGGTAAATGCTGAATACAAAGTTTCTTCGAAAAGTAGTGGAGCTATTTCGTATACTGATCTAAGTGGCCAAATCAAATCCTTTATTTACCCTGTATGGTTATTAACTAATGTTCAAATAAATCATACAGCTAATGTTGTAGAGAATACTTCTTTTACTTATACTGATAATAGATATTATATTTCTGGAAATAGTGCTCCAAATGATCAAATCGGCCTTTTAGGGTTTAGGAAGGTTGCATTCACAAATTCCTTAAACAACACTAAAGTTGAACAAGTGTTTAATTTAACTGAATCTGCTTATCTTGCTGGAGCAGTTACGAGCGAATCATCCTACCAAATAAATCCTTCGGATGGTACGGAAAGATTAATCAGAACAAAACAAATAAGCTATGGTGATGCAACATCTTCGTTCTTCGTCGATGCATTTGGAGGTAAGTTCGTTCGCCCTACGAAAATTTCTGAAGATCGGTATTTGCTTAATGTTAAGATAAAGACAGTAGAAGAAAGTTTGAATTACGATTCATACGGGAATATATTAAAAAGCGCTAAGAGAACCTTCAATAATGAAGATTCCGTCTTGGAGGAAACTTCATTTGAGTATCCTGCCTTCGACGCAAATAATTGGACGTTCGGCTTACAAACAAAAATGACAACATATTCCAATGGGGTGAAGACAGGCGGTACCGAATTTATTTTTAACAATGGTATTCCTGCTGAAGTGCATAAAGATTTAGGACTGTCAGGATCACAAGTTACAAAATTTCTTTCTTACGATGCGTTTGGAAATTGCAATTTAATCGAAGAGGCAAGTGGAAATCAGATTGTTTTAGAATATGACAATTATTGGCACACCTATCCTACTTCTATAACCAATTCGTTAGGACATTCAAAAAAGATTTTGTATGACTACAAACTTGGTAAAGCTATTAGTGAAATAGATCAAAATGGGAACGAAACTAAATATACTGTTGATAGGTATGGACGTTTAATTGAAACTACTCGCCCTACGGATGATTGGAGTGAGAGGACAATTTATACTGATACGGGGTTAGCATCTGGAGCCACAGTTGAAGTTTATGGGCACGATGCAGAAAATGGTGATGTACATGCAATCAATTATATAGATTATGCAAATCGCACGTATAAGACTAAAAAATTAATGTATGGAAATATCTACTCTGTTGAAGAAACAGAATTTTTATCGGATGGCAAAGTTAAGGCTAAAGTGGGGCCGTATATTGAAGGGATCAATATTATAAAAAGAACTGAATTTTCGTACGATGTTGAAGGGAATAATACTGGAATATTGCAAGTTGGAATAGGGGCAGTTGATATTACATATGATAATCTAACCACTACTTTTGTGGCGAAAAATAATAGTGGATCAATCCTTACAACAAGAGTGGAAAAAGCGGATATACTTGGAAGGACGGTCGAGAAAAGTTTTAATGGAAAGTCCCATAAATATACTTATGCCCCGAGTGGGACTATGGCGACGATTGTTGATCCGGATGGCGCCAAAACAGAAAACACCTATTCCATATCA
Above is a genomic segment from Leptospira selangorensis containing:
- a CDS encoding P-loop NTPase fold protein; the protein is MELSKLIKQNVNEAETRQKIIDEILYNILGWPKTNVIPESRTSGNGYIDYLLTKKNSKPIWLIEAKRVGVYFELPNNFNSNILNRRINLRQLLTDNNIKTAVFQAKEYAEDVGCDYVTVTNGLVWITFHLKPKEKSWKDQNANVITNVEFFIDKQIEAINLFGYKAVVEDQALFKNIGSSISKAQELWYPNQRIISYDRPVQDNEFSSIFGGLSRKFLGNIPETNSDFMEKCYVFNKREDSNLKKNINGFIEDSITPFFESIGVQQIEDQSSGSKFGKKLRKYATNKNSDSVLILFGGRGSGKSTFIRKFLFHSPPDLILNQTVINIVDLLSCTQDKEKLSSEIWQNLVEKLDFDEVLKSDRSVLLKFLEPEYTIFKRQLLFNAQSGSEFYDNLVNGFIVEKKNDKVFLSQKFAKYWKDRERALIIVIDNMDQLESDIQDISFLTAMELSTKLSCLVVVSMREERFYEAKKRGVLDAYHNNGFHIASPGISEVIKKRLRYIVERLDKSADLEEEFGIEDANNFEVIRSFLITCIQDLSRINSELRTFLDFATHGDVRQALDFFKSFIVSGYTNIREITSKHSWNFLHHQVIKPMMVPDRYFFNEDVSRIVNIYKIRNNGDGSHFTGLRILRRLYDFGSQSRYSKFTDLRFLVSLQEEMYGSSVDVIENIDIFLQRGLIEANNRLDRYSLDVDSVRITNFGRYMLNQLVNSFVYYDLISLETGIRNQSLANEFVSMAHSEVKYFENNEILKRLEVRINRVKLFANYLFEEEKRELEELNTNDEITLFMPLFNELVIKETDSIFARAKKRNPI
- a CDS encoding Kelch repeat-containing protein, whose translation is MKYLINIIVLFLFSIFSFECDNSILGGILGEETAKVETAYVTQLGPFAATLMWTCSADVTGYIISQDMISPSLKKSKTHFFQLTNLESNTNYIVTLTCGNADISGSVTLNFTTWVSSFPQRTRGIWLIGGLDSSLNPIPQIDLFDPVANIWYPTVSTVPTPRVFSTIISHKQKIYIIGGLEKNGGIFSPSTKVEIFNPYSNSWESGNDLPTALHGAISGSIGDSIYIISGATNLDISNNPINNTVLRFYPEIGTSGFWASYTSATTIFPRTDMAGCTIDGTIFYTGGRLDTNGNASIATDAFVPSANTTTSLSEPSLSEAKHGSSGLCIVPKSGDAFPADDVWFSSIGGSTGSGNIFQPITSIAPTNRAEHYQFGSSSFTLGPLLPQTLYSPGTQVSYETRKLFVFGGANILNTPLNTVYSIGSANPTTGSWTTESSIMPRSRFGHKAIRIDR
- a CDS encoding LA_3334 family protein gives rise to the protein MVQQIKYNKIKYALILLLTIPFNLHSTEILFRNGDAFIAEDVSESGSYVFISWQDRKYRIPKSDLLRIDKNKVGPESSYRYSEFELTDGSIVRGILVEKQSSKLIIKTELGFAELDLTKIRRQEINETSPTIPDRYLMDVQSHDGNWRGGLSISGTASFGPWSNIFPLIYGGGGFVERVSNTQYSFLGFSSDYQYAPGKNGNMTMWSQNFYYGKTFSASSPYFLIGFGASYISWQDGDRSRAGIDPDGVFEFGWNWETKNRTIFRTGIRSVCSFEGQDSLCRSGIRFSLGAFF